A segment of the Solanum lycopersicum chromosome 9, SLM_r2.1 genome:
AGTCACATCACCATTATTTTGCACTTCCCTCAAGAAGAAAAGCTTGACGTTGAAGTGTTTTGTTTTCCCATGAAATACAGGATTATGAGAAATTGCTATTGCATATTGATTGTCCACAAACACTTCAGTTCCCTTTGTCTGATTCATGTGCAAATGACCAAAAATTTTCCTCAACCAGAATGCTTGATTTACTGCTGCTGTTGCAGCCACAAATTCCGCCTCTACAGTGGATTGAGCCACAATGTCCTTCTTTTTTGAGAACCACGAAAACATTCCTGAGCCAAGACTGAAACAATATCCAGATGTGCTCTTCATGTCATCTACAGATCCAGCACAATCACTATCAGAATACCCAAGTAGTTTCAGATCTATTTTTTTCTGAAACTTAACACCATAATTGATGGTTCCTTTGATGTATCTAATAACTCGTTTTGCTACTTTTAGATGCATCTCACTAGCACAATGCATGAACCTCAATAGAATGCTTACAACATACAAAATATCAGGTCTTGTAGGTGTGAGATACATCAAATAACCGACTAAGCCTCTTAAGTATGTTTGCTCCACTTTTTCTGCTCTGTCATTCTTTATTAGTTTCTCTTTTTGGTTCATAGGAGTATTCATCTCCTTGGAATCTTCcatattgaatttcttgagAATTTCCTTAGCATATTTCTTATGGCAAATAAAAACTTCATCTTGACCCTGCTTGATTTCCATACCAAGAAAATAAGACATTAGACCAAGATTAGTCATCTCAAAGGCTTGCATCATTTCTTGCTTGAAATCCTCGATATACCTTGTATTACTTCCTGTAATTAGTACATCATCTACATATATAGACAAAACAAGAATATCAATGCCATGATGTTTAACATAAAGAGTAGATTCTGATAGACTCTTTTCAAAGCCTAAGCCAAGTAAATGGCCATCTATTTGACCATACCAGGACCTTGGTGCCTGTTTAATTCCATAAAATGTCTTTCTTAACCTAtaaattttttccttatttcctTTCTTCACAAAGCCTTCAGGTTGCTCACTTAAATTTCTTCCTGTAGAAAGCCATTAAGGAATGCTAATTTGACATCCATCTGATACACTTTCCAACCCAACTGTGCAGCAAGAGCAAGAAGTAACCTGATCATGTCAAGCCTAGCTACTGgtgcaaatgtatcaaaataatcCACACCAAAAATTTGAGCATGCCCCTTAACAGCAAGTCTTGCTTTATGCTTATTCACTGAACCATCGACATTTAGCTTGGTTCTAAAGACCTATTTCAACCTAATTATCTTTCTGTCTTCAGGTTGATCAACAAGCTCCTATGTCATGTTTTTCTCAATCATAAATAACTCTTCTTTCATTGTAGCAACCCATTTTCCATCATTTTTGGCTTCATTGTACCCAACAGGTTCACATATTGCTACATTGCATCTCTGATATATATCACAGAGTTGTCGAGTACCTTTGACTGGTAAATGATCCACCATTTCATCCTGCCGTGAGAGTGATATTTTATCCTCAAAAAACTGGGTAGGAGACCTTTTTGCTTTGTCAGAAGTGTTAACGACAAATTTCTTCGAGTCTTCCCAACACCACTCttcattttctataaaattCACATCTCTACTAAAGATTATATTTTCAGTTTGTGGTTGGAAGACTTTATATGCCTTTGAAACTGAACTATATCCAATAAAAATGTCTGGGACAGATTTTTTATCTAGTTTATCTCGTTTAACCTGAGAAATGTAGGAAAATAGTGACAACCaaacactttaaaaaaatttgttggtTTAAATCCATACCAAGCTTCAAATGGAGTTCGGTCTTTCACTGCCTTTGTGGGAAGCCTATTTTGAAGATGAACTGATGTATTTGCTGCCTCTGCCCCAAATTTCTTTGGTAAGTTCTTCTCGTGCCACATGCATCTGGTCATCTCCATAATGTATCTGTTTCTTCTCTCGcttactccattttgttgtggagtaTAGGGAGTAGTAAGTTGATAATGAATCCCTGCTTCCTCACATAATATGTCGAACTGGTAAGAAGTGAATTCCTTTCCATTATCTGTTCTTACGAACTGAATTTTACAGTTGGCTTCATTTTCTACTTTTGGTTTGAATTTCCGAAAATCATTAGAAGCCTTTGACTTATGTTTGAGAAAATAAATCGAACACATGCGGGTTAGATCATCTACAAAAATGATATAGTAGACTTCCTTTTAGTGAAGGAGTCCTTTGTGGTCCTGCTATAACAGTATGAATTAGTTGCAATTTGTTCGAGTCTCTCCAAGTTGTCTTTGAAAATGGAAGTCTGTTTTGTTTTCCATATTGACACACAAGACAATTTGAAGAATGTACTTCTAAAACAGGCAAGtccttaaatattttcattttttgcattttaacCAACCATTCGTAGTGATAGTGTCCGAGTCTCTTGTGCCATACTTCTGCAACACTTTCTTTTGCCGAAAAAACAACATGCTTCTCCTCAAATGGATCTAATGAGAAACTTTTGCCTCTCATTCTTACTTTAAACATTTCTCTTGATCTCAAGCATCCTTGATCAAGCAATGattatcttcaaaatttaaCTTGTAGCCTTTTTCCATCAATTGACCAACACTAAGCAAGTTTTGATCTATGTCAAGTACATAAAGCATATCAAAAATTGTTTTAGTACCTGAATTACTTGGAATAGCAATGGTTCCTTTCCCTCTTACAGGAAGATGGTCGCCATTACCTATTCTGACTTTAGTAATGGTCGTGGGcttcaattccttgaagagagACATGTCATTTGTCATATTATTAGTGCATCCAGTATCATCAGCCAACACTCACTAGATGATCTACTTGAAAAACATGTAGCAACAAAGAGTTGATCTTCTTCCTCGCCCTCAATAATTTTAGCCTTTGCTTCTTGTTGCTGACTATTGTTCTTGCAATTACAGCTTCATGCCCAAGTTGATTGCATTTACTACATTTAGCATCAGGCCTTCTCCAACATTTATATGGTGGATGACCTTTCTTGTTACAATGCTTACAAGGAGGATAACTTTTCTTTGAGTGTCCAGTTTTTCCTTTGGTAGTATTTGTTGAAATGCCTTCACTAttcttcttgttcttgttctttttgtttttgccTCCATCTTGAGGCTTGGCAAACAATGCTCCCTCTATATTTCCTTCTTCTCTCATGACCCTTCGTTGTTCTTGTGCCTGCAAAGCATTCAATAACTCTGCGAAGGTGATCTTGGACAGATCCTTTGTTTTTTCCAAAGTAGTTATGGTTGCTTTAAATCTTTCTCGCACAGTTACCAAAATCTTTTCAACAATATGTCAATCATTAAACACGGAACCAAGCAATCTTACCCTGTTTGCTATGTTCAACAGCCTTTCAGAGTAATCTTTGATGGTTTCAGTTTCTTTCATCTTCTGCATCTCGAAATCTCTTATAAGATTTAACACTTGCATACCTCTGATCCTTTCATCCGCTTCGTATTCTTCCTTGAGATAATTCCAGATGGCCTTTGATGACTTTAGAGACATAATTCGAGTGAGGATTGAAGAAGATACTACTGAAAATAAACAGGCCTTTACCTTTGCTTTTTTGCTTTTCCTGTCTTTATGGTTTTTGATCTGGGCCATAGTAGGATTGTTAGGCAACAGAGGAACTTCATAATCCTTTTCGACTGTCTCCCCCATATCCATGGCATCTAAATATGTTTTTGTCCTTACCGCCCAAGTCTGATAGTTATCACCATTAAAGACAGGTGGTGCCATTACAGAAAAACTTGATTCTGCTTCCATGATTGATAAACTTGTCTAGTTGATTACAATCAAAACACCCAAGGATCCCTCAAGAAAtaaatgctctgataccaattgttagTTTTAGAGAAGGAAAAACATAACAATCTTATCTTCTTTTGTTATTGAACAAGTAGGAACGTTAGTTTGataaatgaacaaagaaaaatttatgaaaagaaaaactaCTTACTTCATTATAACACAGATATTTATAGGAGTTTACAAGTAAACCAACTCCTAaggataagattaaaaaattaaggataAGGATAAGGATAAGATAGAATTTAACTACTAAACAGTAAATATCTACCCTACAATACAGACAATTTGGACTGATGCAGTTCTTATGCATATTTCTAACATTTCTACATTTGATTAACTCataatatcttatttttatgtgattcttttttgttataaatatatCATCAGACTCAAAATGAGAGATCTATTAACAATTCTcttagaaaagaaaatgaaagatttCTTTGTGAGAATAACACAATGAAAGAGGCAATGAAGAAAACAATGTGCCCAAAGTGTGATGGACCACCCATTAAAAAAGGAAAGGACCTGTATattgaaaatagaaaatcaaagGTTGAGGGAACAAGTAATCCTTGtacttatactatttattttattttatttatttttgctattaatttatttattcatctaAAAAAGAATTACTTGTATATAAAAAAGACGAGGCAAATTCGTGGTTTGAACTCGATTGATCAATCCGGGATTTGAGGCATTTAGCATCATCTCAACGTTGtactttgaattttgaaatgaagGGGGTTAGATTTATGGACAGTACATTGGACCAATGGATAAGAGAACTGAGCTTGCTTAAAAAGCACGTGGATGCCCTATATTTCTTTTGACGTTTTAGTCTATTTTTACACATATATGTCTATGTTCCACCTTTAAGATATCTATTGAGGTGGATGCAAATAATAGGCACCGAGTTAATTTGAATCccataatttttacacaaagcatagatacatgaaaaaagtcactagttttttttaaatgtcgTATCTGAtccataatttttataaatacaatGAATTAAGCTTTAGATGCAAACTAAAAAGGCTTGTAACATCTACCTCTTACATGATGTTTAATCCGAATTTGTGGATGTCCTAATGTGGGTACTGAAAACTAGGTGAACCCCCCCCCTACACACAAAAAGTGTTAAGTACCTAAAAAGTCTTAACCCATCAAGTTTAGATCTTGAATCCATTTCTGCCCCGTGCTTATGAGTTGCGAGTTGCACCCGCCCTTGACAAGAGAGATCAAGTTGAATGaaaagaatttaatttatatatttataaaaacttaATTATGTACTCTTATCCTTTTAGGTTCTCAAATCatgtttattataaataaatacatgttattataagtaaattaacttttttttttgcagtgTGAAAGAGTATCAAAACACATCTCAAGTGTTCCTGAAAGGCCTTCTGTGACAGTTTCAAATTTGGCGCCATCAAAATCAAATCTTGTATATCCTCCTTCTTTTGGTCAAGagtataatactaataataatgttCAAGCACATtcagtaaatactaataatatttcaataatgTCTCCATCACGACAAGAACATTACGAACTTCATGATAggcaaaaaacaaaaatgtttGAGATTGTTGTGGCTTCTATGAATGAAATGGTTGAACTTTGGAAAATAAATGATCCAATTTGGGTAGATTCATCAagtgaagggaggtgttctatTCATCGTGAGAGTTATGAAAGAAtatttccaaatccaaatcgACCTTATTACCAATCATCGGCTAATCGAATTGAATCATCAAAGGATTGTGAAGTTGTGTCGATGACTGCAAGTGAGTTGATCCATAATTTTCTTGATCCAGTAAGTTTCTTGAACTCTAACATGTGTTATTACATGCTTTGGCCCTAGAATGATGTATGGCTTCAGAATGTCTCAGTACTAGGATTTAGGATTTAAGGCTtggtttgatatatatatatatatatatatatatatatatatatatatatatatatatatatatatattgtgcgTGTGCTAGTCACTTAATTTTGGATTGATTTTCGAAAAGTAGCTAGTGTTTGAGATTTCGTTGAAAACTTACTACTTTTGATATGGAATCATACCAATATGTTAGTATCATGAATTTCGAACTCGAGCATGTGAAagatcaaatatatattcatttttttatttgaaatctaACACATTGTCatgaattctataaattggTTATTTTTCAATAGGCTGATacgattttaatttaaattttatcccaCACTAGATTGATTAGGATGAGTTTAGATGGAGTGACAGACATGGACAAATGAGTACTTATTTTGAGAAATAGTTGCTATTTTCATTGTctcataattaatcatatacttaaaaattattaatttgtatatgTAGGTCAAATGGATGGAGTTGTTTCCTACTATAGTCACAAAAGCTAGGACTGTTGAAGTTCTTGATTCGGGGACTTGGGGAGGTTCTATACAATTAGTAAGATACTGATACATCTTTTAGATCTTCTTCCATAGAGATTAAATAAATACTAtacttatttcataaaattgatCTAATTTTTTCTTGGTTCTTGAATACAGATGTATGAAAAGTTGCATATTTTATCTCCTCTAGTGGAAGCTCGAGATTTTTTCTTCATACGTAGTTGTAGACAATTTGATCCAAGAACATGGATTATGAtggatgtttcttatgatccATTCAATGAGATTCAAAGTGGTGTACATTCTTATTCTTGGAAGTTTCCTTCTGGTTGTGCTATTCAAGATATAGGTAATGGCCAAAGTAAGGTATGAATCATTTCATCTCTCTAATAATATCACTATTTATATAAAAGGAAAACTATGTGCCTTAAGCTCCCTTTATACATGAGATCCAAATTACTAAGGtctattatatgtatttttgtcTTGCACTTGTGCATGAGATTGTTTCCACAACTCAAGCATGTAACATCTATATCACTATTTATATGAAACTTAGTTTTCGAAGACTATGCTACAAGAGGTAAATGTTTGTCGGTACCTATCTCATGATGTCTATTCTTCTTATAGTATGATATaagaatcaaaatatatttattctcatttaattcaattttggaTCCTCATGTTATGTTTCTAATTCATGCTCCAAATGATCAGCGTTGAGACGTGCATCATGGGTTGTTTTGAGTCTCTCCATATTAGTTTAGAAAATGATCTTTTTATCCATCTACAGCCTTGGAAAATCTCCAACAaacttataagttatattttagGATTGAGTTAGATTTAGTATCCATTTTAACATGTTAGGAGTCGTCAGACCTATCACGATTTTTCATATAACAATGTGGAACTGCACTTCAATAGTGCCAAAATGCCTCCCTATCGACCCCAGTCTTGTTTTTTGCTAGCTTGAGTTCATAACTTTACTATGTATCATTAAACATAGAGTAATCAACCACTTCTCTTCGAATCTGCCTCAAGCACTCTAGCCCTACCGCCAAAAAGTCGTCTGTATAGTTCAGGAGCGCTCACACGACCCATACTATGGTGTTCATGTCCAGATGTTTGAATCTTAATGAGTGAGGATTAATATTTGTCTCCTCATATGGTCCTAATCAGTCCTTGCCTTATAGTATCCACTGCTACAAAAACACTAATTTTCAACATACCTTCCTAAATATTTTCCAACAAGCTAATTATTTTGATTCCGTTTTCTGGATTATTTTTACTCTTGCAGGTTACTTGGGTGGAACATGTTCAAGTATATGAAAAAAAGCAAGTACATCGTATCTTTAGAGACTTGTTGTGTGATCGTCAAACATACGGAGCTAAAAGATGGATTGTTACACTTCAAAGGATGTCTGAGAGATATAATTTTGCCATGGGTGCAATATGCCCTACTAGGCATGATTTTAATGTGGCTAGAGGTTCggttttatattctattttatttacttactacttttcatattttaatttttaaggtaAGATAAGGATATATTGCAAATCTTTCATCATTGTGGTTTTCAttacaaatataaaactttttataaaaataaaaccatCTTTAAAGGTATGTTTAACAAgatatatacatgtattaaaaaaaactacataCTCGAGTAgagttatgtttttcttttctgaAAGGGCCTTGAACATGACTCATTCTGTTATTTTTAGGTGAAGTCATTTTTCTTTGCaattttctcaagttttaaTTGAAACTGTcattttcaaagttttgtttttttgtgtgtttggtatgattcgaatttttttaaaaaaattagtcttATTGATGTTTATTGACTTctttgaaaataacttttagggaaaatgttttccaactGAAGGAGCAAGAAAAATGGTTGTATTTCTCATTGTTTAAAGAAAAGTCATTTTTCCTTCACAATCTTCTCAACTTTGAACATTATATTGACACTTTAACGACATTCGGGCATCACTTTCACCTTTAACATGTAAATATCTCATCATACTTTCTTGTCAGTTAATACTTTTTATCAATCTTCAATAGAACTTTTTTTTCTAGAATATGTATTCACTCTCCAACCAAAtactgaaaataaaaatagaattcctatttttcaaaaaataaaaaatacgcccttaccttttttttcctcatttgtattgtgaattttgttttccaaatattttatctttcgaTTTTAGTATTACATGTTGTCTCCTTGGATCCAATTATATCATACTATTTGTTTTacatatatgaattttgatatacTTTATTTGAATAAGAATCtaacaaaaacaacatttaTACCTTCTCAGGGAAGGGATACCCTTCTCAAACTCCACTTGTGAAATTACGCATGATATATATGTTGtaatacttatattttatttttatttttattttcaatgttaAATTATCTAGAAGGGATGaaaaatacaatacaaatatctCAAAGGATGGTGAAGAACTTTTTTGAAATCCTAAGCATGACAGACAACTTAGATTTTCCAACTTCATCACGGCTCAACCGCGGAGATAGAATTTCAATAagaataaatgaagaaattatccAACCAAAAGGCTTTATTGCCACTGCTGCTACTTCTTTGTGGCTCCCTCTTTCATTCCAAGAtgtcttcaattttttcaaagatGACAAGACAAGAAGTCAGGTATGTATTCAAACCTCTTTATAATAATGACAATTGTTCAGATAAATTGTTTTGTTGTTACAacgaaatattattattgagaatATAATTTGCATGATATTGATATCGGTTTCAAATAAAACTTTGATGTTATATTCAATTGGCCAAAGGCATTTCGAAAGCAGCCTACCTATCTCGAAGAGGTACAAGTAAGGTTTGTCTACATTCTACCCTCTATAGACCTCACATTGTGAAATTACGCAtgatatgttattgttataaaatattataggtGAAATATTGTTATAGGGAATGattgtaataatataaaaaaaggtAAGATTGTATATATCTTTGCAtttgatattcaattttattgcAATGAGCCAAACatctgataaaaaaaattgcactTTTAATCCCTATATGACTTGGTAACCAAAGGATCCCTAAAAATACTCTTATAGAAATTGACTTTTTTCAATCCCTATATAGATTTTTATGTAAAACActcaaatatttcaataaatatcataagtttaaaataaaaaatagaatgaGTTCAACGTTAAGAAGTTTTAAACCATTAAGTTGAAGTCTTGAATTTGATTGATTTGCTAATGTTGTGTTCCCATGTTATATTATCTACATGTTTGCTAGCATTGGCGTTAATTGtacatattattttaaacaATGCTCATCTCGCAAACTTAATTTTAGcaattaaattatgatattatttatcgttttgacttttttttagtgGGATATTTTGACTGGTGGGAATAATGTGATTGAGTTAGCTCGAGTACTAACAGGAACTCTTCCAGAAAACAGTATTACAATCATTCaggtatttttcata
Coding sequences within it:
- the LOC109121036 gene encoding homeobox-leucine zipper protein HDG11-like isoform X3, translated to MKDSGEEPNDESSNSQRGSKRHNRHSMEQIQILEAFFENCPLLNENQQNQLAREAELEPKQVSMWFQNKRTQIKCERVSKHISSVPERPSVTVSNLAPSKSNLVYPPSFGQEYNTNNNVQAHSVNTNNISIMSPSRQEHYELHDRQKTKMFEIVVASMNEMVELWKINDPIWVDSSSEGRCSIHRESYERIFPNPNRPYYQSSANRIESSKDCEVVSMTASELIHNFLDPVKWMELFPTIVTKARTVEVLDSGTWGGSIQLMYEKLHILSPLVEARDFFFIRSCRQFDPRTWIMMDVSYDPFNEIQSGVHSYSWKFPSGCAIQDIGNGQSKVTWVEHVQVYEKKQVHRIFRDLLCDRQTYGAKRWIVTLQRMSERYNFAMGAICPTRHDFNVAREGMKNTIQISQRMVKNFFEILSMTDNLDFPTSSRLNRGDRISIRINEEIIQPKGFIATAATSLWLPLSFQDVFNFFKDDKTRSQWDILTGGNNVIELARVLTGTLPENSITIIQPCMQKEMLVIQETSIDSMGAFLVYAPIDLQAITSIVNGGDVKRVPILPSGITISPDGRLSSDRDSTANAENGSILTVTFQILIRRIK
- the LOC109121036 gene encoding homeobox-leucine zipper protein ROC8-like isoform X1 — encoded protein: MKDSGEEPNDESSNSQRGSKRHNRHSMEQIQILEAFFENCPLLNENQQNQLAREAELEPKQVSMWFQNKRTQIKCERVSKHISSVPERPSVTVSNLAPSKSNLVYPPSFGQEYNTNNNVQAHSVNTNNISIMSPSRQEHYELHDRQKTKMFEIVVASMNEMVELWKINDPIWVDSSSEGRCSIHRESYERIFPNPNRPYYQSSANRIESSKDCEVVSMTASELIHNFLDPVKWMELFPTIVTKARTVEVLDSGTWGGSIQLMYEKLHILSPLVEARDFFFIRSCRQFDPRTWIMMDVSYDPFNEIQSGVHSYSWKFPSGCAIQDIGNGQSKVTWVEHVQVYEKKQVHRIFRDLLCDRQTYGAKRWIVTLQRMSERYNFAMGAICPTRHDFNVAREGMKNTIQISQRMVKNFFEILSMTDNLDFPTSSRLNRGDRISIRINEEIIQPKGFIATAATSLWLPLSFQDVFNFFKDDKTRSQWDILTGGNNVIELARVLTGTLPENSITIIQPCMQKEMLVIQETSIDSMGAFLVYAPIDLQAITSIVNGGDVKRVPILPSGITISPDGRLSSDRDSTANAENGSILTVTFQILVSGHNNPTSQKQQMEVVASVHYLLSSIILKIKAALGCSDL
- the LOC109121036 gene encoding homeobox-leucine zipper protein ROC8-like isoform X2, which translates into the protein MKDSGEEPNDESSNSQRGSKRHNRHSMEQIQILEAFFENCPLLNENQQNQLAREAELEPKQCERVSKHISSVPERPSVTVSNLAPSKSNLVYPPSFGQEYNTNNNVQAHSVNTNNISIMSPSRQEHYELHDRQKTKMFEIVVASMNEMVELWKINDPIWVDSSSEGRCSIHRESYERIFPNPNRPYYQSSANRIESSKDCEVVSMTASELIHNFLDPVKWMELFPTIVTKARTVEVLDSGTWGGSIQLMYEKLHILSPLVEARDFFFIRSCRQFDPRTWIMMDVSYDPFNEIQSGVHSYSWKFPSGCAIQDIGNGQSKVTWVEHVQVYEKKQVHRIFRDLLCDRQTYGAKRWIVTLQRMSERYNFAMGAICPTRHDFNVAREGMKNTIQISQRMVKNFFEILSMTDNLDFPTSSRLNRGDRISIRINEEIIQPKGFIATAATSLWLPLSFQDVFNFFKDDKTRSQWDILTGGNNVIELARVLTGTLPENSITIIQPCMQKEMLVIQETSIDSMGAFLVYAPIDLQAITSIVNGGDVKRVPILPSGITISPDGRLSSDRDSTANAENGSILTVTFQILVSGHNNPTSQKQQMEVVASVHYLLSSIILKIKAALGCSDL